One Paenibacillus crassostreae DNA segment encodes these proteins:
- the rpsD gene encoding 30S ribosomal protein S4: protein MARYTGPKFKLSRRLGISLSGTGKDLKRPFPPGQHGANQRRKVSNYGMQLLEKQKLRHMYGLGEKQFKTLFNKAQKMQGIAGENFMFLLESRLDNLVYRLGFANSRAGARQLVSHGHITVNGKKVNIASYMLNTGDVISLRERSRSLSSIKEALENRNHLQAYLEFNDTALEGKFIRFPERSELSQDIDEKQIVEFYNR, encoded by the coding sequence ATGGCACGTTACACTGGTCCTAAATTTAAATTAAGTCGCCGTCTAGGCATATCTCTAAGCGGTACAGGTAAAGATTTGAAACGCCCTTTCCCTCCGGGACAACATGGCGCTAACCAACGCAGAAAAGTTAGTAACTACGGAATGCAATTACTTGAGAAACAAAAACTTCGTCACATGTATGGTTTGGGCGAAAAACAATTTAAAACACTTTTCAATAAAGCTCAAAAAATGCAAGGTATTGCCGGTGAGAACTTTATGTTCCTTCTTGAAAGCCGCCTAGATAACTTGGTATATCGTCTTGGATTTGCTAATTCTCGTGCTGGTGCTCGTCAATTGGTATCTCATGGTCATATCACTGTAAACGGTAAGAAAGTAAATATTGCTTCTTACATGTTGAATACTGGTGATGTTATCAGCCTTCGCGAAAGAAGCCGTAGCCTTTCTTCTATCAAAGAAGCTCTTGAGAACCGTAATCACCTTCAAGCATACTTGGAATTCAATGATACAGCTTTAGAAGGTAAATTCATTCGTTTCCCTGAACGTTCTGAATTATCTCAAGATATCGATGAGAAACAAATCGTCGAATTCTACAACCGTTAA
- a CDS encoding penicillin-binding protein 1A: MDDTNKKTSKEELPPKKSIGRVLGLTLLWLIVIGFMGALFVGGAGIGYVSSIVHDEPVRTRTEIEQKMSQNSITGFAYFSDGTPIGQLRTEEDRRPVDFEKIPNIVKDAVIAIEDNDFSTHNGIDISGTLRAVKQRVLNESIQTGGSTLTQQLARRVFLNLDRTDNRKIKEMLLSLRLERYLTKEQILAAYLNKVPFGNGANGYNVYGIKAAAKGIFNISDLEQLNIAQAAYLAGLPQLPSTYSAFNGKGEFNPTAFGRAMDRQKLVLRRMLEEGKISNGEYNEASVFDIQASLAQQTEKAYSTFPYLMMETERKAAEILLEINAATTEDTEQTEKNNSELLEEATLQLTTGGYRVYTTINKTVYNTMHQIAENDDNFSADSKTKGKEQTAAMLMDNKTGAILGMIEGRDFYEEQMNYATQMVRQPGSAMKPIAAYLPALDSGAIQPASIVDDAPIILKDGQKGFHIPKNSSRGYEGLVTARYALNMSKNTIALKLFNNVITIDKAWEFAKQLGITSIQEADYAASTGVLGGLKYGVSVEELTNAYSSIANQGEFLDAYMIEKITDANGNIVYKHTPDPVKVFSEQTAYLMTDMLRTVITQGTGSTVKNNYNHWKEVPIVGKTGSTQNYADVWFMGYSPDVTLGVWVGYKEPVNVLEGNQRKNAQSLWALIMNEMIDKKPDLFVTSSFEKPSGITNKTVSAYSGKLPSSLTDKYVTDLFNTKYVPSESDDGIEKAKYLTYNGVNYIPQETTPDDMLKEKIVIKREYPIQDLIKDLQEAFTIMKDHESLGFYLPKDASSDMPTEIDPRVDDGGAPTPPGNVSISYVDGTAQINFSQSASKDVVGYRLYRSLSGSEFQHQGNVIIGDAPLVFTYNNATKYAYNFYIKAVDVAGNESGASAVVGNSGTQDTEQGDEIISNPDQVLEPGQTDQGTPIDDFLIPPVGEGALTIPSAPGQPVITSTDSGIQINWSANNTDTIISFVAYYSKDQSGTFSQVGSSQATSIDLSNPITGWYRITAVNSAGESLPSAASYFEKK, from the coding sequence ATGGATGATACAAATAAAAAAACATCAAAAGAAGAGCTCCCTCCAAAGAAATCCATAGGACGTGTACTAGGATTAACACTACTTTGGCTGATTGTTATCGGTTTTATGGGGGCCTTATTTGTAGGTGGAGCAGGAATTGGCTACGTTTCATCTATCGTTCATGATGAGCCTGTACGAACACGAACAGAAATTGAACAAAAGATGAGTCAGAATTCTATAACCGGATTTGCCTACTTCAGCGATGGTACACCGATTGGCCAGCTTCGAACAGAAGAGGATCGGCGCCCTGTTGATTTTGAGAAAATTCCGAATATCGTCAAAGATGCTGTGATTGCAATTGAAGATAACGACTTCTCTACGCATAATGGAATAGACATTAGCGGAACACTACGTGCAGTCAAACAAAGGGTATTGAACGAATCTATTCAAACAGGAGGAAGTACACTCACTCAACAACTTGCTAGACGTGTATTTCTAAATCTTGATCGGACAGACAACCGTAAAATCAAAGAAATGTTACTTTCATTAAGACTCGAACGCTACCTGACTAAAGAGCAAATATTAGCAGCATATCTCAATAAGGTCCCTTTTGGTAATGGTGCTAATGGTTATAATGTGTATGGTATTAAAGCAGCTGCCAAAGGTATATTCAACATTAGCGATTTAGAACAGTTAAATATTGCACAAGCTGCTTATTTAGCAGGGTTACCACAACTCCCCTCTACCTACTCGGCTTTTAACGGAAAGGGAGAATTCAATCCAACTGCATTCGGCCGTGCAATGGATCGCCAGAAATTAGTATTGCGACGTATGCTTGAAGAAGGTAAAATCTCAAACGGTGAGTATAATGAGGCGAGCGTATTCGATATTCAGGCTTCATTAGCTCAACAAACGGAAAAGGCCTATTCTACATTCCCTTATCTTATGATGGAGACAGAACGCAAAGCCGCAGAGATTTTATTGGAAATAAATGCAGCTACTACTGAAGACACTGAACAAACTGAGAAAAACAATAGTGAACTTCTAGAAGAGGCAACTTTACAACTGACAACAGGTGGTTATCGAGTGTATACCACTATTAACAAAACTGTATACAACACTATGCACCAAATTGCCGAGAATGATGACAATTTCAGTGCAGATAGCAAAACAAAAGGTAAAGAACAAACAGCAGCTATGCTCATGGATAACAAAACGGGTGCTATTCTTGGAATGATCGAAGGTCGAGATTTCTATGAAGAACAAATGAACTACGCAACACAGATGGTACGGCAACCAGGATCAGCAATGAAACCAATCGCTGCATACTTGCCTGCTCTAGACTCAGGAGCTATCCAGCCTGCTAGTATCGTAGATGATGCCCCGATCATACTGAAGGATGGTCAAAAGGGATTCCACATCCCTAAGAACTCATCTAGAGGTTATGAAGGTCTAGTTACAGCTCGATATGCGTTGAATATGTCTAAAAATACGATTGCCTTGAAATTATTTAATAATGTGATAACTATCGATAAGGCTTGGGAATTCGCAAAGCAACTCGGTATAACGTCAATTCAGGAAGCAGACTATGCAGCATCAACCGGTGTTCTTGGCGGATTAAAATATGGTGTATCAGTTGAGGAATTAACTAATGCTTATAGTTCAATCGCTAATCAAGGAGAATTTCTTGATGCCTACATGATCGAGAAAATTACCGATGCGAATGGCAATATCGTTTATAAGCACACACCTGATCCTGTTAAAGTCTTCTCTGAACAGACAGCCTATCTCATGACGGATATGTTACGTACTGTTATTACGCAAGGTACAGGAAGCACGGTCAAGAATAATTATAACCATTGGAAGGAAGTCCCTATTGTTGGAAAGACAGGTTCCACACAAAACTATGCAGATGTATGGTTTATGGGATATTCTCCAGATGTCACTCTAGGAGTCTGGGTTGGTTACAAGGAGCCTGTTAATGTACTGGAAGGTAACCAGAGGAAAAACGCACAGAGCCTCTGGGCGCTTATTATGAACGAGATGATTGACAAGAAACCTGATCTATTCGTTACCTCTTCATTTGAGAAACCATCAGGGATTACAAACAAAACAGTATCAGCATATAGTGGAAAGTTACCCTCTTCACTCACCGATAAATATGTAACCGACTTATTTAATACCAAATATGTTCCTAGTGAAAGTGATGATGGGATCGAAAAGGCAAAATATCTGACGTATAATGGTGTGAATTATATCCCTCAGGAGACTACACCAGACGATATGTTGAAAGAAAAGATCGTAATTAAACGTGAGTATCCTATTCAAGATTTGATCAAGGATCTTCAAGAAGCTTTCACAATCATGAAAGATCATGAATCTTTGGGATTTTATTTACCAAAAGATGCATCTAGTGATATGCCAACAGAGATTGATCCAAGAGTAGATGACGGTGGTGCACCTACACCTCCAGGTAATGTGAGTATCTCTTATGTGGATGGAACAGCACAAATCAACTTTAGTCAAAGTGCTTCGAAAGATGTTGTAGGTTATCGTTTATACCGATCGTTGAGCGGAAGTGAGTTTCAACATCAAGGTAACGTAATTATTGGCGATGCCCCATTAGTGTTTACTTATAATAATGCAACAAAGTATGCTTATAATTTCTATATTAAGGCAGTTGATGTAGCTGGTAACGAATCGGGTGCCAGTGCAGTCGTTGGTAATAGTGGCACGCAGGATACAGAACAGGGCGATGAGATCATTTCGAATCCAGATCAAGTTCTTGAACCGGGTCAGACCGATCAAGGTACTCCTATTGATGACTTTCTCATTCCTCCTGTAGGAGAGGGTGCTCTAACGATACCGTCAGCCCCGGGTCAACCCGTTATTACATCTACTGATAGCGGAATCCAGATAAATTGGTCTGCCAACAATACGGATACTATCATTTCATTCGTTGCTTATTACAGTAAAGATCAGAGCGGTACTTTTTCACAGGTAGGATCAAGTCAAGCAACGTCTATTGATTTGAGTAATCCAATAACAGGTTGGTATCGAATCACAGCCGTTAACAGTGCTGGAGAATCTTTACCCTCTGCAGCGTCTTATTTCGAGAAAAAATAA